ATTATGATGCCTAAAGTTGATGGCGCGAAAGTATTAAAGACGATTCGAGATCTCGAAATGCAATATGAGGTCAAAAAAAAAGCTAAGATAATCATGATTACAGCACTCTCAGAGACAGAGGTTGTTGATGATACCTTTAGCAAGGGAGCAGATGCATATGCGACCAAACCCCTTGATATTGATAAATTCGTTGAAGTAATGAAGAACCTTAAATTGATTGAGTAGAGGACACTATGAATAATAAATTTGTTGATTATTTTCAGTTATTAGAGGTACATATGTTTGCAAGTGAAGAAGCGATTCGATCAGCATATAAGCGCTTAATTGTAAAATATCATCCGGATAATGATGGAAATAAAGAAAAATTCTTGTTGGTTAAAGAAGCATACAAGACGCTCATAAATTATGAACAACGGCAAGAATACTTTGGAGTATGGAAATACAATGTGCTTTCTCAAGAAGATTGCTGTATGGTGACTACAAAGACATATGAAGATATGGCGTTTAACAAGGTATTAGTCACAGTAAATGCATATATGTTGTATCTAATGAATACACAGTATAAAAAAGCATATGAATTACTTTGCCATGAGTCACAGAGTAGAATTTTTTTGAAAGATTTTATACACTGGCAAGAGCTTGTAAGTGAAATTCATGAGATTACTAAGTTTAGCAGTTCAGTTGATACGGTTGAATTGGATGAGATATATGGGACGAAGGTTATCTGTTGGGTGAAAGTACGAGAGTATAATGTGTTGCTCAATCATTTTGAAGAAGATTTATTTCGACGTGTGTTAGTCTTTGAAAAAGGAGGGTGGAAAATCTATCTTCAAGAGATTAACATACGTCAAGTTATAAAAAAATACAAAAAAATTGTAGCAACATATAAGAAAAATGCTAAAAATAAAAGAG
This sequence is a window from Vallitaleaceae bacterium 9-2. Protein-coding genes within it:
- a CDS encoding DnaJ domain-containing protein, encoding MNNKFVDYFQLLEVHMFASEEAIRSAYKRLIVKYHPDNDGNKEKFLLVKEAYKTLINYEQRQEYFGVWKYNVLSQEDCCMVTTKTYEDMAFNKVLVTVNAYMLYLMNTQYKKAYELLCHESQSRIFLKDFIHWQELVSEIHEITKFSSSVDTVELDEIYGTKVICWVKVREYNVLLNHFEEDLFRRVLVFEKGGWKIYLQEINIRQVIKKYKKIVATYKKNAKNKRVNLKNHYVTKFLDEESFVHNLEYEFLRYQRYKRTFGLIGIEVGNITVQKINKVIRSIHLCTRITDSFCTIGHNKIVVLLPETGDRGIKAVNHKLQNIFNKEGLLEIRIQMVIVDTSFESVKEILKETIGS
- a CDS encoding response regulator, coding for MLKILIAEDDMVSRKLLWKVLDEYGECDLVVNGLEAIDAHMMSIEDQEFYDLICLDIMMPKVDGAKVLKTIRDLEMQYEVKKKAKIIMITALSETEVVDDTFSKGADAYATKPLDIDKFVEVMKNLKLIE